A genomic segment from Flavobacterium inviolabile encodes:
- a CDS encoding TolC family protein, whose amino-acid sequence MKSKLLIIILLICAGGLNTQAQLRFSTLKEVLDYADRNAISIQSAMHQEKIAESKSRATKAALLPSVNGFAGFNDNIILQPTLVPANLFNPGAPAGTFNEYTFGKKYMYSTGVQANWDIVNFQKWFAIKTTEATQKLNEANTVKARYQTYNQLAQTYYSILLTKKYIKICESNITASDSIYKIAEDKYEAGIFTEENLNRSKIQQMQTEQQVSSLSSSLGQLYNQLQSQLNSTDSLILTDELSAVQPDLEQEEVISTVAPDVQIEQAQLELNRRQLEGARSMQYPTFTIGYQFNRNWAMDKMFDLSSANNLPQHFWNVKLDIPVFNGLSTREKVVQSRIQYRQQQQVLDNKKLTAQKEDDNLKIQFRQSTEDLKKQEEILRLQYRNDNHSKNRYESGIIGLDERLDKFKDLLQEQNQYMQNLSNYYINYYTLYIRKLF is encoded by the coding sequence ATGAAATCCAAATTACTCATTATAATCCTTTTGATCTGTGCCGGTGGCCTTAACACCCAGGCACAATTACGATTTTCTACATTAAAGGAAGTATTGGACTATGCTGATCGAAATGCAATCAGCATACAGAGTGCCATGCACCAGGAAAAAATTGCAGAATCAAAGAGCAGGGCAACGAAAGCGGCTTTACTACCGTCGGTTAATGGTTTTGCCGGGTTTAATGACAACATCATTCTCCAGCCTACGCTGGTTCCTGCAAACCTGTTTAACCCGGGTGCTCCTGCGGGGACTTTCAATGAGTACACTTTCGGTAAAAAATACATGTACAGCACAGGCGTGCAGGCAAACTGGGATATCGTCAACTTTCAAAAGTGGTTTGCTATAAAAACGACGGAAGCGACACAAAAGCTAAATGAGGCCAATACCGTCAAGGCAAGATACCAGACGTATAACCAGCTTGCGCAAACCTACTATTCTATTTTACTTACCAAGAAGTATATAAAAATATGCGAAAGCAATATTACAGCATCAGACAGTATCTATAAAATTGCAGAAGATAAATATGAAGCAGGAATCTTTACTGAAGAAAACCTCAATCGCAGCAAAATCCAGCAAATGCAGACGGAACAGCAGGTTAGCAGTCTTTCTTCCTCTTTAGGGCAATTGTATAATCAATTGCAGTCCCAATTGAATTCTACAGATAGTCTTATTCTGACGGATGAGCTTTCTGCAGTTCAGCCCGATTTAGAGCAGGAAGAAGTTATTAGTACTGTCGCTCCGGATGTGCAGATAGAGCAAGCCCAATTGGAACTGAACAGACGGCAGCTGGAAGGAGCAAGATCAATGCAATATCCTACATTTACAATAGGTTACCAATTCAACCGGAATTGGGCCATGGATAAAATGTTTGACCTTTCCAGCGCTAATAATCTACCCCAGCATTTCTGGAATGTCAAACTGGATATTCCTGTTTTCAATGGTCTGTCCACAAGAGAAAAAGTTGTTCAATCCCGGATACAATATCGTCAGCAGCAGCAAGTGCTGGACAACAAGAAACTTACAGCCCAAAAGGAAGACGACAATCTGAAGATACAATTCAGGCAGAGTACTGAAGATTTAAAGAAGCAGGAGGAAATTCTGAGACTCCAATACAGGAATGACAACCATTCAAAAAACAGGTACGAAAGTGGCATTATCGGGCTGGATGAACGGTTGGATAAATTCAAGGATTTACTTCAGGAGCAAAACCAGTATATGCAGAATCTCAGTAATTATTACATCAATTATTATACGCTTTACATCCGAAAGCTGTTCTAA
- a CDS encoding efflux RND transporter periplasmic adaptor subunit: MKANSIITIIPLLLICLSFTACNKQEEMHPLRKSLQQAVFASGHLEQENEYVIASTADGIIRELNIHEGDNVTADQILVRIKSDVQDAQLRDAQIAYNDALQNVTPDAPQLLQIQSQIDIARKQLNQDKLNYERYAALRKKNSVSPLDLEKAELQYKTSQANLQILEKNYIQIQNALRLNANRGLQQVKTQQAMLSEYVVKADKPGIVLDVFKKKGELVGKGEVIAKIGSGKHILKLFVAEDDITKINIGQQVIVQMNNYPDTTFTASIIRILPEFNQTEQSYIAEAVFVNPPKLLLSGTQLQANINQATIRNVLVIPSSALVRGRFVELKDGTERAIKTGQNLGSWVEVKSGLTEQDIILLPKEKKTK; this comes from the coding sequence ATGAAAGCAAATAGCATCATAACCATTATACCGTTGCTGTTAATATGCCTCAGCTTTACGGCATGTAACAAGCAAGAGGAAATGCATCCTTTAAGAAAAAGCCTGCAACAAGCTGTATTTGCGAGTGGACACCTGGAACAGGAAAATGAATACGTTATTGCGAGTACGGCGGATGGGATTATTAGGGAGCTGAATATTCATGAAGGGGATAATGTGACGGCAGACCAGATACTGGTGCGCATAAAAAGCGACGTACAGGATGCACAATTGCGGGATGCACAGATTGCATACAATGATGCCCTGCAAAATGTAACTCCGGATGCACCACAGTTATTACAGATTCAGTCACAGATCGATATCGCCAGAAAGCAGCTTAATCAGGACAAACTGAATTACGAGCGTTATGCTGCTTTAAGAAAGAAAAATTCAGTATCACCGCTTGATCTTGAAAAGGCCGAACTACAATACAAAACTTCGCAAGCTAACCTTCAGATATTGGAGAAGAATTATATTCAGATACAGAATGCTCTTCGATTAAATGCTAACAGAGGTTTGCAACAGGTCAAAACACAACAGGCGATGTTAAGCGAGTATGTGGTCAAAGCAGATAAACCGGGTATTGTATTAGATGTTTTTAAAAAGAAAGGGGAATTGGTAGGTAAAGGCGAGGTGATCGCCAAGATTGGCAGCGGTAAACATATCCTGAAGCTCTTTGTTGCAGAAGATGATATTACCAAGATCAATATCGGGCAACAGGTTATCGTGCAAATGAATAATTACCCGGACACCACGTTCACGGCTTCCATTATCAGAATACTTCCCGAATTCAACCAGACAGAGCAATCCTATATTGCAGAAGCTGTATTTGTGAATCCACCGAAACTGCTGCTGTCGGGAACACAATTGCAGGCAAATATTAATCAGGCAACTATCAGAAATGTTTTGGTCATTCCATCATCAGCTCTGGTGAGAGGTCGTTTTGTAGAGCTAAAGGACGGAACAGAAAGAGCCATCAAAACCGGGCAAAATTTAGGAAGTTGGGTAGAGGTAAAATCAGGGCTAACCGAACAGGATATTATTCTTTTACCAAAGGAAAAAAAGACAAAATAA
- a CDS encoding ABC transporter permease translates to MTSVNTKISWVHLTSKVRQLIVAVLSVTFGISMYIFMNSFMNGVNSAQTEITFTSMAHIKVYNDLGGSPSKAFLLNSSDDTIRNVSNVKHINYTEGIRNADEVKQLLQKNTEIVAVTEQVNQNVFFRNGVTKISSTLSGIDVTNEIQMFNSVQYMTEGDLYELDRRSDAVVLGTGLAEKLNAAVGDNVMLSTSDGVNKILKVIGLIQTGSGNVDKSRAMISINTARQLLSKNKSYATEVLANIKNYNDAQIVANTLRPYISYKTEAWQEGNGQLESANILRDTMAITVSLTILIVAGFGIYNIMSMTVNEKMREIAILKAIGFDGKDIVRIFLMQSIVIGFIGGFVGLLLGFSIAFIVDHIPFSIASFDTLPVSYRPIDYIMAMVFGMIITFIAGYIPAKKASKVDPVEILRG, encoded by the coding sequence ATGACGAGCGTAAATACAAAAATATCCTGGGTGCATCTTACCTCAAAAGTAAGACAACTGATTGTTGCAGTACTAAGCGTCACATTTGGCATTTCAATGTACATTTTTATGAATAGTTTCATGAACGGCGTAAACAGCGCACAAACTGAAATTACGTTTACGTCAATGGCCCATATAAAGGTGTATAATGATCTGGGGGGATCTCCTTCAAAAGCTTTTCTATTGAATAGCAGCGATGATACCATCCGTAATGTAAGTAACGTCAAACACATCAATTATACTGAAGGAATAAGGAATGCGGATGAGGTAAAACAGTTACTGCAAAAAAACACGGAAATTGTTGCTGTTACCGAACAGGTGAACCAGAATGTGTTTTTCAGAAATGGGGTAACCAAAATAAGCAGTACCCTTTCGGGTATAGATGTGACTAATGAAATTCAGATGTTCAATAGTGTACAGTATATGACTGAGGGGGATTTGTACGAACTGGACAGACGTTCTGATGCTGTAGTATTGGGAACCGGGTTGGCAGAAAAGCTTAATGCAGCGGTAGGAGACAATGTTATGCTTTCAACATCGGACGGAGTTAACAAAATACTTAAAGTGATTGGCCTGATACAGACCGGCTCGGGCAATGTAGATAAAAGCCGGGCAATGATATCCATCAATACAGCAAGGCAGTTGTTGTCAAAGAATAAAAGTTACGCAACAGAAGTATTAGCCAATATAAAGAATTACAATGATGCCCAAATTGTTGCCAATACGCTTCGTCCTTATATCAGTTATAAAACGGAAGCCTGGCAGGAAGGTAACGGACAATTGGAATCAGCCAATATTCTGCGGGATACCATGGCAATTACTGTTTCACTCACCATATTAATTGTAGCCGGTTTTGGAATTTATAATATTATGAGTATGACCGTCAACGAGAAAATGCGTGAAATAGCGATACTAAAAGCCATAGGGTTCGATGGCAAAGACATTGTGCGGATTTTCCTGATGCAATCCATTGTTATCGGTTTTATAGGAGGCTTTGTTGGTTTGTTATTAGGGTTTAGTATTGCTTTCATTGTTGACCACATCCCTTTCAGCATAGCGTCATTTGATACACTACCGGTTTCTTATCGTCCGATTGATTATATAATGGCGATGGTCTTTGGGATGATCATTACATTTATCGCCGGATATATCCCTGCCAAAAAAGCTTCGAAAGTAGATCCTGTGGAAATACTCAGAGGTTAA
- a CDS encoding ABC transporter ATP-binding protein: MNIALSAKGINKYFHEPETFQVLKDVSFEIERGEFVAIVGKSGSGKSTLLYLLSTMDTDYEGNIAINGTTVTGLTQNQLSRFRNEHIGFVFQFHYLLPEFSVLDNVMLPALKLGKKSKEEIEAKAMELLTLLDVKGHETKKASKISGGQQQRVAIARALINEPAIIMGDEPTGNLDSKNTAIVFDIFRQLAKERGQTIIAVTHDEEFAANCDRIIEMVDGKIMPL, translated from the coding sequence ATGAATATAGCTTTGTCAGCAAAAGGAATAAACAAATATTTCCACGAGCCTGAAACATTTCAGGTATTAAAGGACGTGAGTTTTGAAATAGAGCGGGGTGAGTTTGTTGCCATTGTTGGAAAATCCGGTTCTGGCAAATCCACCCTGCTTTACCTGCTTTCCACAATGGATACCGATTATGAGGGCAACATTGCCATTAATGGAACAACAGTAACGGGGCTTACACAAAATCAACTCTCAAGGTTCAGAAACGAACATATCGGTTTTGTGTTCCAGTTTCATTATCTGTTACCGGAGTTCTCTGTACTGGACAATGTAATGTTACCGGCATTGAAGCTCGGGAAAAAATCAAAGGAAGAAATAGAAGCAAAGGCAATGGAACTCTTAACCTTATTGGATGTCAAAGGACACGAAACAAAGAAAGCTTCTAAAATATCCGGTGGTCAGCAACAAAGAGTGGCTATCGCCAGAGCGTTGATCAATGAACCGGCAATCATTATGGGCGATGAGCCTACCGGCAATCTGGATTCAAAAAATACAGCGATTGTTTTCGATATCTTCCGACAATTGGCAAAAGAGCGAGGGCAGACAATTATAGCCGTCACCCACGATGAGGAATTTGCTGCCAACTGTGATCGAATTATTGAAATGGTAGATGGAAAAATAATGCCGTTATAA